In Salinibacterium sp. ZJ70, one DNA window encodes the following:
- the rdgB gene encoding RdgB/HAM1 family non-canonical purine NTP pyrophosphatase: protein MTTFVLATHNAHKVEELRRILGERLGGHELVGYDGPEPVEDGDTFEANALIKARAAYAHTGLPSIADDSGIAAHALDGAPGIRSARYAGTGDSADNNALLLKNLEGATDRSADFVCVAALVDGDTEIVVRGTWPGRVLEQPSGANGFGYDPIFQPDGIEVAAAELTPDEKNAISHRARAFGELVAKLRELYG from the coding sequence GTGACCACGTTCGTCCTCGCCACCCACAACGCCCACAAGGTCGAGGAGCTGCGCCGCATCCTGGGCGAGCGTCTCGGCGGCCACGAGCTTGTCGGCTACGACGGCCCGGAGCCTGTGGAGGACGGCGACACGTTCGAGGCGAACGCGCTCATCAAGGCGCGCGCCGCGTACGCGCACACCGGGCTCCCGTCGATCGCCGACGACTCCGGCATCGCCGCGCATGCGCTCGATGGTGCCCCCGGCATCCGCTCGGCGCGCTACGCGGGAACCGGCGACTCGGCCGACAACAACGCCCTGCTGCTGAAGAACCTCGAGGGCGCGACCGACCGCTCGGCGGACTTCGTGTGCGTCGCCGCGCTCGTCGACGGCGACACCGAGATCGTCGTGCGCGGCACCTGGCCTGGCCGTGTTCTCGAGCAGCCGTCCGGGGCGAACGGGTTCGGATACGACCCGATCTTCCAGCCCGACGGCATCGAGGTCGCAGCGGCCGAGCTGACCCCCGACGAGAAGAACGCGATCAGCCACCGCGCCCGCGCGTTCGGGGAGCTCGTCGCGAAGCTGCGCGAACTGTACGGCTGA
- the rph gene encoding ribonuclease PH, translating to MTDTRADGRTPDQLRTVTIERGWSAQAEGSALVSFGNTKVLCTASFTNGVPRWLMGKGKGWVTAEYAMLPRSTNERMDRESVKGRIGGRTHEISRLIGRSLRAVIDTKALGENTIVIDCDVLQADGGTRTAAITGAYVALAEAVEWGRAKGFIGKNSKALIDSVAAVSVGIIDGAPMLDLAYTEDVRAETDMNIVATGRGLFVEVQGTAEGAPFDRRELDALLDLGLAGTAELTRIQNEVLGA from the coding sequence ATGACCGACACCCGCGCCGACGGCCGCACCCCTGATCAGCTGCGCACCGTCACGATCGAACGCGGGTGGAGCGCGCAGGCCGAAGGCAGCGCGCTGGTCTCCTTCGGCAACACGAAGGTGCTGTGCACGGCGAGCTTCACGAACGGCGTGCCGCGCTGGCTCATGGGCAAGGGCAAGGGGTGGGTGACCGCCGAGTACGCGATGCTCCCGCGCTCCACCAACGAGCGCATGGACCGTGAATCGGTGAAGGGCCGCATCGGCGGACGCACGCACGAGATCTCGCGCCTCATCGGGCGCAGCCTCCGTGCCGTCATCGACACGAAGGCTCTGGGCGAGAACACGATCGTGATCGACTGCGACGTGCTGCAGGCCGATGGCGGCACCCGCACCGCCGCCATCACGGGCGCGTACGTCGCGCTCGCCGAGGCGGTGGAGTGGGGGCGTGCGAAGGGCTTCATCGGCAAGAACTCGAAGGCCCTCATCGACTCGGTCGCGGCCGTGAGCGTCGGCATCATCGACGGTGCTCCGATGCTCGACCTCGCCTACACCGAGGATGTGCGCGCCGAGACCGACATGAACATCGTCGCGACGGGCCGCGGCCTCTTCGTCGAGGTGCAGGGCACCGCCGAGGGCGCTCCGTTCGACCGCCGCGAGCTCGACGCGCTGCTCGACCTCGGTCTCGCCGGCACCGCTGAGCTGACGCGCATCCAGAACGAGGTCCTGGGAGCGTGA
- the murI gene encoding glutamate racemase, translated as MTAGPSTDAPLGVFDSGVGGLTVARAIIDQLPNESIIYVGDTARTPYGPKPIAEVRAYALELMDDLVDQGVKALVIACNTASAAVLRDARERYTVGAGIPVLEVIQPAVRAAVRSTRNGRVGVIGTVGTIQSRAYDDAFAAANGLELFSRACPRFVEFVEAGVTSGPELFRYARQYLDPLIEADVDTLVLGCTHYPLMSAAIQYVMGPEVRLVSSAEETASDLYRTLVSHNLERTATEHPTHRFESTGSDKARFLELAARFLGPEVHRVESFPTDAIPVVG; from the coding sequence GTGACAGCTGGTCCCTCAACCGACGCCCCGCTGGGCGTCTTCGACTCCGGTGTGGGCGGCCTGACGGTTGCGCGAGCGATCATCGACCAGCTCCCCAACGAGTCGATCATCTATGTGGGCGACACGGCCCGCACTCCGTACGGTCCGAAGCCCATCGCCGAGGTGCGTGCGTACGCGCTCGAGCTCATGGACGACCTGGTCGACCAGGGCGTGAAGGCCCTCGTCATCGCGTGCAACACGGCGTCCGCAGCGGTGCTGCGCGATGCGCGCGAGCGCTACACGGTCGGCGCGGGCATTCCGGTGCTCGAAGTCATCCAGCCTGCGGTGCGTGCTGCGGTGCGCTCCACCCGCAACGGCCGCGTCGGCGTCATCGGCACCGTCGGCACCATCCAGTCACGCGCCTACGACGACGCGTTCGCCGCCGCCAACGGGCTCGAGCTGTTCAGTCGCGCCTGCCCGCGCTTCGTCGAGTTCGTGGAGGCGGGGGTCACCAGCGGCCCCGAGCTCTTCCGCTACGCGCGCCAGTACCTCGACCCGCTCATCGAGGCCGATGTCGACACCCTCGTGCTCGGCTGCACCCACTACCCGCTCATGTCGGCGGCGATCCAGTACGTGATGGGTCCGGAGGTGCGTCTCGTCTCGAGCGCGGAGGAGACGGCGTCGGATCTGTACCGAACCCTCGTCTCGCACAACCTGGAGCGCACGGCGACGGAACATCCCACCCACCGCTTCGAATCGACGGGCTCCGATAAGGCCCGCTTCCTCGAACTCGCCGCACGCTTCCTCGGACCCGAGGTGCACCGCGTCGAGAGCTTTCCCACCGACGCGATCCCCGTCGTCGGCTGA
- a CDS encoding PKD domain-containing protein, protein MPCRDNFEVVRPITLSDVAHYLVADTVQQMEPDGWVVAKLPANFYSSARAHVVSGTLLGSPADVRFTPIRWNWDYGDGQTARPTTPGATWAALGLREFDATPTSHIYARPGEYTVRLTITYRAEYRYAGDDFTPITGTITRPANDLHITARGAKTVLVDRDCLTTPTGPGC, encoded by the coding sequence GTGCCGTGCCGCGACAACTTCGAGGTCGTCCGCCCGATCACTCTCAGCGATGTCGCGCACTACCTCGTGGCCGACACGGTGCAGCAGATGGAGCCGGACGGCTGGGTGGTGGCGAAGCTCCCCGCCAACTTCTACTCCTCTGCCCGAGCCCACGTCGTGAGCGGCACCCTGCTCGGCAGTCCCGCCGACGTGCGCTTCACGCCGATCCGCTGGAACTGGGACTACGGCGACGGCCAGACCGCGCGCCCCACCACCCCCGGTGCCACCTGGGCGGCGCTCGGGCTGCGCGAGTTCGACGCGACCCCCACGAGTCACATCTACGCGCGCCCCGGCGAGTACACGGTCCGGCTCACCATCACTTACCGCGCCGAGTACCGCTACGCAGGCGATGATTTCACCCCGATCACCGGCACGATCACCCGCCCCGCGAACGATCTGCACATCACCGCCCGCGGGGCGAAGACGGTGCTCGTCGATCGCGACTGCCTCACCACCCCCACCGGCCCCGGCTGCTGA
- a CDS encoding nicotinate phosphoribosyltransferase, translating into MTSPALLTDRYELTMIDAALHAGTAHRPCVFELFARRLPDGRRFGVVGGTGRLIEAISEFRFGPDELAWLKRENVVAADTLDWLESYRFSGTIRGYREGELYFPGSPLLVIEAGFAEGVVLETLALSTLNYDSAVASAAARMVAAAGGRPLAEMGSRRTGERSAVSAARAAYIAGFNATSNLEAGRRWGVPTMGTSAHAFTLLFPTEEEAFAAQVASLGPGTTLLVDTYDIRTGVENAVRAAGTGLGAVRIDSGDLGVVVREVRKQLDELGATGTKITVTNDLDEHAIASLAAAPVDSYGVGTSVVTGSGHPAAGMVYKLVARQNDDSTWSSVGKTSEGKATIGGRKQPIRALWEGVAVSEDIYVDDAPVDIAPEQGRALHTPLVTDGEIHADVIGIAGVQAAREHNARAVAEMPNDAFRLSRGEPAIRTRYL; encoded by the coding sequence ATGACATCGCCGGCGCTGCTGACCGACCGCTACGAACTCACCATGATCGACGCGGCCCTCCACGCTGGCACCGCGCACCGACCGTGCGTGTTCGAGCTGTTCGCTCGCCGCCTCCCTGACGGCCGCCGCTTCGGCGTCGTCGGCGGCACAGGACGCCTGATCGAGGCGATCTCCGAATTCCGCTTCGGTCCCGACGAACTCGCCTGGCTCAAGCGTGAGAACGTCGTCGCCGCCGACACCCTCGACTGGCTCGAGTCGTACCGATTCAGCGGCACCATCCGCGGCTACCGCGAAGGAGAGCTGTACTTCCCTGGCTCCCCCCTGCTCGTCATCGAGGCCGGATTCGCCGAAGGCGTCGTGCTCGAGACCCTCGCCCTCTCCACGCTCAACTACGACTCCGCTGTCGCATCCGCGGCCGCCCGGATGGTCGCCGCCGCGGGTGGCCGGCCGCTCGCCGAGATGGGCTCGCGGCGCACCGGCGAGCGTTCCGCTGTCTCCGCCGCGCGCGCCGCCTATATCGCCGGCTTCAACGCCACCTCCAACCTCGAAGCCGGACGCCGGTGGGGCGTGCCCACGATGGGCACATCCGCGCACGCGTTCACCCTGCTGTTCCCCACCGAGGAGGAGGCCTTCGCCGCGCAGGTGGCGAGCCTCGGACCCGGAACCACCCTGCTCGTCGACACCTACGACATCCGCACCGGCGTCGAGAACGCCGTCCGCGCCGCCGGCACAGGCCTCGGGGCCGTGCGCATCGACTCCGGCGACCTCGGCGTCGTCGTGCGCGAGGTGCGCAAGCAACTCGACGAACTCGGCGCCACCGGCACCAAGATCACCGTCACCAACGACCTCGACGAGCACGCGATCGCCTCCCTCGCCGCGGCGCCCGTGGACTCGTACGGTGTCGGCACGTCTGTCGTCACCGGCTCCGGCCACCCGGCCGCGGGCATGGTCTACAAGCTCGTCGCGCGCCAGAACGACGACTCCACCTGGAGCTCGGTCGGCAAGACGTCCGAAGGAAAGGCGACCATCGGGGGTCGCAAGCAGCCCATCCGTGCGCTGTGGGAGGGCGTCGCCGTCTCCGAGGACATCTACGTCGACGACGCTCCCGTCGATATCGCCCCGGAGCAGGGCCGTGCCCTGCACACCCCGCTCGTCACCGACGGCGAGATCCACGCTGATGTCATCGGCATCGCCGGGGTGCAGGCCGCGCGCGAGCACAACGCCCGCGCCGTCGCCGAGATGCCGAACGACGCCTTCCGCCTCTCGCGCGGCGAACCGGCGATCCGCACCCGCTACCTCTGA
- a CDS encoding DUF3039 domain-containing protein, with product MSERDADQIGGSTDVLDRELEKLLEGELTEDGDHDRFAHYVKKEKIVESAVTGKPVRALCGKKWIPGRDPSKFPVCPDCQKIYELLK from the coding sequence ATGAGCGAGCGTGATGCGGATCAGATCGGCGGGAGCACGGATGTGCTCGATCGTGAGCTGGAGAAGCTCCTCGAGGGCGAGCTCACCGAGGACGGTGACCACGACCGTTTCGCGCACTACGTGAAGAAGGAGAAGATCGTCGAGTCGGCGGTCACCGGCAAGCCCGTGCGCGCGCTGTGCGGCAAGAAGTGGATTCCGGGTCGCGACCCGTCGAAGTTCCCCGTGTGCCCCGACTGCCAGAAGATCTACGAGCTTCTGAAGTGA
- a CDS encoding ABC transporter ATP-binding protein — MDPEPTAPTTPSRRPSGSSARRGSASAASRSRTGAAKTDPIRPVEAPLITLEGAKPAPVVKEVAVGDEAAPGRAQPADAAESETVDPPVALMEDVAAEPVVDEPDAPLEESEPVLEEPTPEPEVEDSALIADAEAEVPVEIVETPAEVDEDDATVAVEPQPEPALAPDTSAIPVMLPSSDIALSVRGLRKTYGRAVAVDSIDLDVRPGSFFGIVGPNGAGKTTTLGMVTGMLRPDEGTVRVFGLDVWENPVRAKRQIGVLPDRLRLFDRLTGAEFLYHAGALRGLDRPTIAQRSADLASAFGLEHSLHRFVSDYSAGMTKKIAIAAAMIHAPRLLILDEPFESVDPVSTSLVLDALMQFTAAGGTVILSSHSMELTERVCDTIAIIVEGAVLAAGPTEQVVAGGTLEQRFVELAGGESAVEGMEWLQSFSD, encoded by the coding sequence GTGGATCCTGAACCCACTGCACCCACCACGCCGAGCCGTCGCCCGTCGGGCTCTTCAGCGCGCCGGGGATCCGCGTCGGCCGCCTCCCGTTCGCGCACCGGTGCAGCGAAGACCGACCCCATCCGGCCGGTCGAAGCTCCGCTCATCACGCTCGAAGGCGCGAAGCCCGCGCCTGTCGTGAAGGAGGTCGCTGTGGGTGACGAGGCGGCGCCTGGACGCGCGCAACCGGCCGATGCCGCAGAGTCCGAGACGGTCGATCCGCCTGTCGCGCTGATGGAGGACGTCGCGGCCGAGCCGGTCGTCGATGAGCCGGACGCGCCGCTCGAAGAGTCGGAGCCTGTCCTCGAGGAGCCGACGCCGGAGCCGGAGGTCGAGGACTCCGCGCTGATCGCTGACGCTGAGGCCGAGGTGCCGGTCGAGATCGTCGAGACCCCCGCCGAGGTCGACGAGGATGACGCAACCGTCGCCGTCGAACCGCAGCCCGAACCAGCGCTCGCGCCCGACACCTCCGCGATCCCCGTCATGCTTCCGTCGAGCGATATCGCTCTGTCGGTGCGCGGTCTTCGCAAGACCTACGGCCGCGCCGTCGCGGTCGACAGCATCGACCTCGACGTGCGGCCCGGCTCGTTCTTCGGCATCGTCGGACCGAACGGCGCAGGCAAGACCACGACTCTCGGCATGGTCACCGGCATGCTGCGTCCCGACGAGGGCACCGTGCGCGTGTTCGGACTCGACGTGTGGGAGAACCCGGTGCGCGCCAAGCGCCAGATCGGCGTGCTGCCCGATCGGCTCCGACTCTTCGACCGCCTCACGGGCGCGGAGTTCCTGTACCACGCGGGTGCGCTGCGCGGCCTCGACCGCCCCACGATCGCCCAGCGCTCCGCCGATCTCGCATCCGCCTTCGGCCTCGAGCACTCGCTGCACCGGTTCGTCTCCGACTACTCGGCGGGCATGACGAAGAAGATCGCGATCGCCGCGGCCATGATCCACGCCCCGCGTCTGCTCATCCTCGACGAGCCGTTCGAATCCGTGGACCCCGTCTCCACGTCTCTCGTGCTCGACGCGCTCATGCAGTTCACCGCAGCGGGCGGCACCGTCATCCTCTCGAGCCACAGCATGGAGCTGACCGAGCGGGTGTGCGACACGATCGCGATCATCGTCGAGGGCGCCGTTCTCGCGGCGGGCCCCACCGAGCAGGTCGTCGCAGGCGGAACCCTCGAGCAGCGTTTCGTCGAACTCGCCGGCGGAGAATCCGCGGTGGAAGGCATGGAGTGGTTGCAGAGCTTCTCCGACTGA
- a CDS encoding NTP transferase domain-containing protein: MTTNIVILAAGMGSRLGRSLPKPLTELADGRTIMKQQFDNIHQAFGRDVKVTIVVGYKLEHIVEAFPNANFVHNEAYDQTNTSKSLLRALQATKHAPVLWMNGDVVFDPEALVRAGDLVARGQSFVAVNTAKVSDEEVKYTTAADGSIKLLSKQVKGGLGEAVGINFVSQNDKQALIHHLQRVDDQDYFERGIELAIEHDGLRFMPVDISDLYAVEVDFAEDLERANLFV; the protein is encoded by the coding sequence GTGACCACGAACATCGTGATCCTTGCCGCTGGCATGGGCAGCCGCCTGGGCCGTTCGCTTCCGAAGCCGCTCACCGAACTCGCTGACGGCCGCACGATCATGAAGCAGCAGTTCGACAACATCCACCAGGCGTTCGGTCGCGACGTCAAGGTGACGATCGTGGTCGGCTACAAGCTCGAGCACATCGTCGAAGCGTTCCCGAACGCGAACTTCGTGCACAACGAGGCGTATGACCAGACCAACACCTCCAAGAGCCTCCTGCGGGCTCTCCAGGCCACCAAGCACGCTCCCGTGCTGTGGATGAACGGCGACGTCGTCTTCGACCCCGAGGCGCTTGTGCGCGCCGGCGACCTCGTCGCCCGCGGCCAGAGCTTCGTGGCCGTCAACACCGCGAAGGTGTCCGACGAAGAGGTCAAGTACACGACCGCCGCCGACGGCAGCATCAAGCTCCTGTCGAAGCAGGTCAAGGGCGGCCTGGGCGAAGCGGTCGGCATCAACTTCGTGTCGCAGAACGACAAGCAGGCGCTCATCCACCACCTGCAGCGCGTCGACGACCAGGACTACTTCGAGCGCGGCATCGAGCTCGCGATCGAGCACGATGGCCTTCGCTTCATGCCCGTCGACATCTCCGACCTCTACGCGGTCGAGGTCGACTTCGCCGAGGACCTGGAGCGCGCGAACCTCTTCGTGTGA
- a CDS encoding ABC transporter permease: MSSAALSRRELSPFTRYRRSLWLLTTRDLKVRYSTSFLGYFWSILDPLLMSLIYWFVFTQVFDRSVGLEPYIVFLLCALLPWTWFNGAISDATRAFTKEAKLIRSTTIPRTIWVARLVLSKGIEFVAAIPIIAVFAIFTGATLHWEAVYALLGILLQAILMMGIGLFVAPLVVFFRDLERAVKLILRFLFYASPIIYGLHDLKDVGLEQWGALNPLAGIFSLYRAAFFPQQLDWFAVAISAGVSLVAFAVGLLVFRRTIRTVLKEI, from the coding sequence GTGAGTTCTGCCGCGCTGTCCCGACGCGAGTTGTCGCCGTTCACGCGGTACCGCCGCTCGCTGTGGCTGCTGACCACGCGCGACCTCAAAGTGCGGTACTCGACGTCGTTCCTCGGGTACTTCTGGTCGATCCTCGACCCGCTGCTGATGAGCCTCATCTACTGGTTCGTCTTCACGCAGGTGTTCGACCGCTCGGTGGGACTCGAGCCGTACATCGTGTTCCTGCTCTGCGCGCTCCTGCCGTGGACGTGGTTCAACGGCGCCATCTCGGATGCCACACGCGCCTTCACCAAGGAGGCGAAGCTCATCCGGTCGACGACGATCCCCCGCACCATCTGGGTGGCTCGGCTCGTGCTGTCGAAGGGCATCGAGTTCGTGGCCGCGATCCCGATCATCGCGGTGTTCGCGATCTTCACCGGTGCGACGCTGCACTGGGAGGCCGTGTACGCCCTCCTCGGCATCCTCCTGCAGGCCATCCTGATGATGGGAATCGGACTGTTCGTGGCGCCCCTGGTGGTGTTCTTCCGCGATCTGGAGCGGGCGGTGAAGCTCATCCTGCGCTTCCTCTTCTACGCGTCGCCCATCATCTACGGGCTCCACGATCTGAAAGACGTGGGACTTGAGCAGTGGGGCGCGCTCAACCCCCTCGCCGGCATCTTCAGCCTCTATCGCGCCGCGTTCTTCCCGCAGCAGCTGGACTGGTTCGCGGTCGCGATCTCCGCGGGCGTGAGCCTGGTTGCGTTCGCGGTCGGTCTCCTCGTGTTCCGCCGCACCATCCGCACCGTGCTGAAGGAGATCTGA
- a CDS encoding ABC transporter ATP-binding protein: MTSDDVVIAVRDAGIRFKRNRSSRRNFKDLFAGRKRRTRPGEFWALRNVDFEVRAGEAIGVVGRNGQGKSTLLKLVAQVVFPDEGSVSVHEGVAPLIEITGGFVNDLSVRENVYLTAGLHGMTRREIDECFDEIIDFAEIGDFVDTPYKHLSSGMKVRIAFAVISRLEEPILLVDEVLAVGDKAFRDKCYTRIEELLAGGRTLFFVSHNERDLLRFCTRGLYLDKGALKLDGPISEVVAQYNADYGTR; encoded by the coding sequence ATGACGTCAGACGACGTGGTCATCGCGGTGCGCGATGCCGGCATCCGGTTCAAGCGCAACCGGTCGTCGCGCCGCAACTTCAAGGATCTGTTCGCCGGCCGCAAGCGCCGCACGCGTCCCGGCGAGTTCTGGGCGCTGAGGAACGTGGACTTCGAGGTGCGCGCGGGTGAGGCCATCGGCGTCGTCGGACGCAACGGCCAGGGCAAGTCGACTCTGCTGAAGCTCGTGGCGCAGGTGGTGTTCCCCGATGAGGGCTCCGTCTCCGTGCATGAGGGCGTGGCCCCGCTCATCGAGATCACCGGCGGCTTCGTGAACGACCTCTCGGTGCGCGAGAACGTGTACCTCACGGCCGGGCTGCACGGGATGACGCGGCGTGAGATCGACGAGTGCTTCGACGAGATCATCGACTTCGCCGAGATCGGCGACTTCGTCGACACCCCGTACAAGCACCTCTCGAGCGGCATGAAGGTGCGCATCGCGTTCGCGGTGATCTCGCGACTCGAGGAGCCGATCCTGCTCGTCGACGAGGTGCTCGCGGTGGGCGACAAGGCATTCCGCGACAAGTGCTACACGCGCATCGAGGAGCTGCTCGCGGGAGGCCGCACACTGTTCTTCGTCTCGCACAACGAGCGCGACCTGCTGCGCTTCTGCACGCGCGGCCTCTACCTCGACAAGGGCGCACTCAAACTCGACGGCCCGATCAGCGAGGTCGTCGCGCAGTACAACGCCGACTACGGCACCCGCTGA
- a CDS encoding iron chaperone, producing the protein MAGTTDRGSEVWTEEEKAAMRESAAERKAQRSRRGSKAEKAAADAAAVLEKIAEMPDDDRAIAEAVHRIVTENAPQLAPKTWYGMPAYYRDGKVLCFFQSAAKFTTRYSTLGFDDSAALDDGDMWATTFAITKLTPAVEKRIAELLASALG; encoded by the coding sequence ATGGCTGGCACGACAGATCGCGGTTCGGAGGTCTGGACCGAAGAGGAGAAGGCGGCGATGCGCGAGAGCGCGGCCGAACGCAAGGCGCAGCGCAGCCGTCGGGGCTCGAAGGCTGAGAAGGCAGCCGCCGATGCCGCCGCCGTGCTCGAGAAGATCGCCGAGATGCCGGACGACGATCGGGCGATCGCAGAGGCGGTGCACCGGATCGTGACCGAGAACGCGCCGCAGCTCGCGCCGAAGACCTGGTACGGCATGCCCGCGTACTACCGCGACGGCAAGGTGCTGTGCTTCTTCCAGTCGGCTGCGAAGTTCACGACCCGCTACTCGACTCTCGGGTTCGACGACAGCGCGGCCCTCGACGACGGCGACATGTGGGCGACGACCTTCGCGATCACCAAGCTGACTCCGGCGGTCGAGAAGCGGATCGCCGAACTGCTCGCGTCCGCGCTCGGCTAG